Proteins co-encoded in one Camelus bactrianus isolate YW-2024 breed Bactrian camel chromosome 6, ASM4877302v1, whole genome shotgun sequence genomic window:
- the LOC105064663 gene encoding eosinophil cationic protein-like — protein MVPTQQDSRLCPLLLLGLLGMVISLHAPPANLTRAQWFEIQHINMAHSQCDPAMQVVNSYRGVCKDKNTFLHTTFAQVAHVCTTKNVACRNRGMNCHKSPGRVPLTFCNLTKIESNYTKCKYSQMKMQMIYIVACEQRSPQDNATYSLVPVHLDNII, from the coding sequence ATGGTTCCGACACAGCAAGACTCCCGGCTTTGTCCCCTTTTGCTACTGGGGCTCTTGGGAATGGTGATCTCACTCCATGCCCCACCCGCTAATTTAACCAGGGCTCAGTGGTTTGAGATTCAGCACATAAATATGGCGCACTCTCAGTGTGATCCTGCAATGCAGGTAGTTAACAGTTATAGAGGGGTATGCAAAGATAAAAATACTTTTCTCCATACAACGTTTGCTCAGGTAGCTCATGTTTGTACCACTAAAAATGTAGCTTGCCGAAATCGAGGGATGAATTGTCATAAGAGCCCAGGTCGAGTGCCTTTAACCTTCTGCAACCTCACAAAAATTGAATCGAATTACACAAAATGCAAGTATAGTCAGATGAAGATGCAGATGATCTACATTGTTGCCTGTGAGCAAAGATCACCGCAGGACAATGCCACGTACTCGTTGGTTCCAGTTCACTTGGATAACATCATCTAA